A single region of the Novosphingobium sp. SL115 genome encodes:
- a CDS encoding cation:proton antiporter domain-containing protein, whose protein sequence is MAEHSSMLRDGFILLGFALVFVLVFRRLGLGATLGYLLAGAVVGPQVLGLVGDAESKLGIAELGITLLLFLVGLELNPSRLWRMKRDILGLGALQVTICGLAVAAMIWLTTEFSDAAALALGLPLALSSTAQVLPMLQSSGRLRTPFGERAFAMLLFQDLSIIPLITIISAMSRNPADAGGPPGWLLTVYTVLALGGLIAGGRFVIRPLFRLIGNLGEREMFVVAALFTVMASAAVMEVLGLSTALGAFVAGVMLADSPYRHELEADVEPFRSILLGLFFLAVGMMLNLHTIAERPLFVAGMALMLITVKAAVIFGIGMAFGMAWRGALALGLLLSQGGEFGFVLFAQAQQALLIAPDAASLFGAVVTLSMATTPFLMMATSRFRKEAEQPQGEREGPQPDGANAIIVGFGRFGQGVSQMLLASNIPVTMVDTDIEMIDVAAGFGAKVYFGDGTRLDLLRQAGAADAEMIFFCIDGDQISPDFVEAVQEAFPRAAIYVRAFDRRALIRLKTTPAKAVVREVLESAVKMARIALRDAGLSEEAINRAEDMFRARDKERLKLQVEAGDIRVARDRIITQPEPST, encoded by the coding sequence ATGGCCGAACATTCATCGATGCTGCGCGACGGGTTCATTCTGCTGGGCTTTGCGCTCGTCTTCGTGCTGGTGTTCCGCAGGCTGGGACTTGGGGCGACGCTGGGCTATTTGCTGGCGGGTGCTGTGGTCGGGCCGCAAGTGCTGGGGCTGGTCGGTGATGCCGAAAGCAAGCTGGGCATTGCCGAACTTGGCATAACACTGCTGCTGTTTCTGGTGGGGCTTGAACTCAATCCGTCGCGGCTGTGGCGGATGAAGCGGGATATTCTGGGCCTTGGCGCGCTGCAGGTGACCATCTGCGGGCTGGCCGTGGCAGCGATGATCTGGCTGACCACAGAATTTTCAGATGCTGCCGCGCTGGCATTGGGCCTGCCGCTGGCGCTTTCTTCGACGGCGCAGGTCTTGCCGATGCTGCAATCGTCAGGGCGGTTGCGCACGCCGTTTGGCGAACGCGCCTTTGCCATGCTGCTGTTTCAGGATCTGTCGATCATCCCGCTGATCACGATCATTTCTGCGATGAGTCGCAACCCGGCGGACGCAGGCGGGCCTCCGGGCTGGCTGCTGACCGTTTACACCGTGCTGGCGCTGGGCGGGCTGATTGCGGGCGGGCGCTTTGTAATCAGGCCGCTGTTCCGCCTGATCGGCAATCTGGGCGAACGCGAGATGTTCGTGGTGGCGGCATTGTTCACGGTGATGGCGTCCGCTGCAGTGATGGAAGTGCTGGGCCTGTCCACTGCGCTGGGGGCTTTCGTGGCAGGCGTGATGCTGGCCGACAGCCCCTATCGGCATGAGCTGGAAGCCGATGTCGAGCCGTTCCGGTCGATCCTGCTGGGGCTGTTCTTCCTGGCCGTAGGCATGATGCTGAACCTGCACACCATTGCCGAAAGGCCGCTGTTCGTGGCGGGCATGGCGCTGATGCTGATCACGGTGAAGGCGGCGGTGATATTCGGCATCGGCATGGCGTTTGGCATGGCGTGGCGCGGCGCGCTGGCGCTGGGCCTGTTGCTGAGTCAGGGCGGCGAATTCGGCTTTGTGCTGTTTGCACAGGCACAGCAGGCCCTGCTGATCGCGCCCGATGCGGCCAGTCTGTTCGGCGCGGTTGTGACGCTTTCCATGGCAACCACGCCGTTCCTGATGATGGCCACCAGCCGGTTCCGCAAGGAGGCCGAACAGCCGCAGGGCGAACGCGAGGGGCCACAACCCGATGGCGCGAACGCGATCATCGTCGGCTTCGGCCGGTTTGGCCAAGGCGTGAGCCAGATGCTGCTGGCCAGCAATATCCCGGTGACCATGGTCGACACCGATATCGAGATGATCGACGTGGCGGCAGGATTTGGCGCCAAGGTCTATTTCGGGGACGGCACCCGGCTTGACCTGCTGCGACAGGCCGGAGCGGCAGATGCTGAGATGATTTTCTTCTGCATCGACGGCGACCAGATTTCGCCTGACTTTGTGGAAGCGGTGCAGGAAGCCTTCCCCCGCGCGGCGATATATGTCCGCGCGTTTGACCGGCGCGCGCTGATCCGCCTGAAGACCACGCCTGCCAAGGCGGTGGTGCGCGAAGTGCTGGAATCAGCGGTAAAGATGGCGCGAATCGCCCTGCGCGATGCAGGCCTTTCCGAAGAGGCCATCAACCGCGCCGAAGACATGTTCCGCGCCCGTGACAAGGAGCGGCTGAAGCTGCAGGTGGAAGCAGGCGACATCCGCGTGGCGCGCGACCGGATCATTACGCAGCCAGAACCTTCGACCTAG
- a CDS encoding extensin family protein, with translation MKQRGSFSLMTIPAVLALLLTGCSSGPDLPQRKPSHGTGASITQSPQGRACLAGLGATKASFTPLADQYYGAGCSALGAVKLVSLMGDDGRLEVTNLGPVSCPAASALQGWARFGVDRAARQILGSPLVRVETMGSYSCRTVAGSNRLSAHAAANAVDVAAFRLADGRRISVLNDWNSSSPQVRAFLRTVRDSACKRFGTVLSPDYNAAHRNHFHLEPGGLKPFCR, from the coding sequence ATGAAACAGCGTGGCTCCTTTTCGCTGATGACGATACCGGCAGTGCTGGCGCTGTTGCTGACTGGGTGCAGCAGCGGACCGGATTTGCCGCAGCGCAAGCCTTCGCATGGGACAGGGGCATCGATTACCCAATCACCGCAGGGCCGGGCTTGTCTGGCAGGGCTTGGCGCAACCAAGGCGAGTTTCACGCCGCTGGCCGACCAGTATTATGGCGCGGGCTGTTCTGCCCTTGGCGCGGTGAAGCTGGTGTCGCTGATGGGTGATGACGGACGATTGGAAGTTACCAATCTAGGGCCGGTATCGTGCCCCGCCGCATCAGCGCTGCAAGGTTGGGCGCGGTTTGGCGTTGACCGAGCGGCGCGGCAAATTCTGGGCAGCCCACTGGTGCGGGTGGAAACGATGGGCAGCTATTCCTGCCGCACGGTGGCCGGGTCAAACCGGCTTTCAGCCCACGCAGCGGCCAATGCAGTGGACGTGGCAGCGTTTCGTCTGGCCGATGGACGGCGAATCAGCGTGCTGAACGACTGGAATTCATCATCCCCGCAAGTGCGTGCCTTTTTGCGAACAGTGCGCGACAGTGCCTGCAAGCGTTTTGGCACAGTATTAAGTCCCGATTACAATGCAGCGCATCGCAATCACTTCCATCTGGAGCCGGGCGGCCTGAAACCGTTCTGCCGCTGA
- a CDS encoding response regulator transcription factor, translating to MVERVTLHIVDGDSARRAQLARLAFAAGHHAEIYANAEELLAHAPSGGLILAQDEPVGEGVARLLAAMMRAGHWLPVIAIADTPETTAVVRAIKAGALDYLSMPTQIAPLNAAVECAAREADTFRAQRARAAEARQRISRLSLREREVLDRLAEGCSNKAIARDLEISPRTVEIHRMKMMGKLGARHAAEAVRLRIEAAGLDSVAA from the coding sequence ATGGTTGAACGTGTAACACTCCACATCGTCGATGGTGACTCCGCCCGCCGGGCACAGCTCGCACGGCTGGCCTTTGCGGCAGGCCATCATGCTGAAATCTATGCCAACGCAGAGGAACTGTTGGCCCACGCTCCGTCGGGCGGGCTGATCCTTGCGCAGGATGAACCCGTGGGCGAAGGTGTCGCCCGGTTGCTGGCTGCAATGATGCGGGCCGGGCACTGGCTGCCGGTCATTGCCATCGCAGATACCCCTGAAACGACGGCCGTTGTCCGCGCGATCAAGGCCGGTGCGCTCGACTATCTTTCCATGCCCACCCAGATTGCTCCGCTGAACGCTGCGGTCGAATGTGCCGCCAGAGAAGCGGATACCTTTCGTGCCCAGCGCGCCCGTGCCGCCGAAGCTCGTCAGCGCATCTCTCGCCTCAGCTTGCGTGAACGTGAAGTGCTGGACCGGCTGGCTGAAGGGTGCAGCAATAAGGCGATCGCCCGCGATCTGGAAATCAGCCCGCGCACCGTTGAAATCCACCGCATGAAAATGATGGGCAAGCTGGGCGCGCGCCACGCCGCCGAAGCGGTGCGTCTGCGCATCGAAGCGGCTGGCCTGGATAGCGTTGCGGCCTGA
- a CDS encoding proteasome-type protease, with protein sequence MTYCVGMVLDRGLVLMSDTRTNSGVDNISVFRKMFHWSVPGERQIAIMTAGNLATTQAVISQLEERNKAPEDRRPSILEAPTMFQIATQVGNLLRDVIEGRQGGGMRGEGPRFTASIIVAGQIKDMEPRLFLIYPEGNFIEASFDTPFFQIGETKYGRPILLRGYDPKMSFEDAVKLLMVSFDSTIAANLSVGLPLDLMVLERDRFEPVHHRRIAASDPYFKSISSSWSEALRQAFHSLPDYSFDQNGEQLPPM encoded by the coding sequence ATGACGTATTGCGTGGGAATGGTGCTCGACCGGGGCCTTGTGCTGATGAGCGACACACGCACCAATTCCGGCGTCGACAACATCTCGGTCTTTCGCAAGATGTTTCACTGGTCGGTTCCGGGCGAGCGCCAGATCGCAATCATGACCGCAGGCAACCTTGCCACCACACAGGCGGTCATCTCGCAGCTTGAAGAACGCAACAAGGCACCGGAAGACCGCCGCCCGTCCATTCTCGAAGCGCCGACCATGTTCCAGATTGCCACGCAAGTCGGCAATCTGCTGCGCGATGTCATCGAAGGGCGGCAGGGTGGCGGCATGCGCGGCGAAGGCCCGCGTTTCACCGCCTCAATCATCGTGGCCGGCCAGATCAAGGACATGGAACCGCGTCTGTTCCTGATCTACCCCGAAGGTAACTTCATCGAAGCCAGCTTTGACACACCGTTTTTCCAGATCGGCGAGACAAAGTATGGCCGCCCGATCCTGTTGCGCGGCTATGATCCGAAGATGAGCTTTGAAGACGCGGTAAAGCTGTTGATGGTGTCATTTGATTCCACCATCGCCGCCAATCTTTCGGTCGGCTTGCCGCTGGATCTTATGGTGCTTGAGCGTGATAGGTTCGAACCTGTTCACCATCGCCGCATCGCGGCCAGTGACCCCTACTTCAAATCGATCTCATCAAGTTGGAGCGAGGCTTTGCGGCAGGCCTTTCATTCGCTGCCGGATTACAGTTTCGACCAGAATGGTGAACAGCTTCCGCCGATGTAG